The Aedes albopictus strain Foshan chromosome 2, AalbF5, whole genome shotgun sequence region CGACAACACTGTATAAGCTGTGCGTTTGCCTGGACTTGTAGCGTGTATACATTCATTGATCCGATGCGATCGGATTGTTCTATCGTCGATTGGGGAAGCTGGTACAAAAAGTACatcggaggaatcctggagttcGGAGTTTTGTGAAATTTAAGGCCTATTGTTGACAGGCCTCAGGTGAGTGCCTGTCCATTAAATTTATCTCTTTAGGAAGGTGCTATATGGTACCGTTTTTCGACACTTTTTCCATACGCTACGCATGTTCATTGGCTACGTTCGGAGGATCTTCACACACGGAGCGACGATTTGATTGCGAAGACCAACTGCTGGTGGGAGTGACGTCATACGTCACATGCACTGTAACACGAGACGAGTTAAATTCATCGAGACGACTTTCGCTAGAGTGTAACATCGAAATACAAGGTCAGTGGTATCGAACCATTACTATTTCTTGGGGAATTGAATACACTGGAGGCGCATTTCAATCAAAATACAAGGCCTGTTGTAGACAGGTACAAGGTTAGTACCTGTCCAAGCTACTAGTACGTATATCCAGTGCTACTTTGGATTGTTTTCtccttttttttcggattttgctGAGTTGTTTTTGGAACCTCTTGCACCAGAAGGAATTTTGTTGCAACTCAGTCTGCATTGCTGGTTGCTACTATCAACATCTTTCGATAAGCACCAATTCGAAGTACGACGACGGTCATCCTAAGGCATACCATTACAAGGCAACGGGCGAAAGCTGCATTAATTTGAATACAAGGCCTAGTTGAGACAGGCCTCAGGTGAGTACCTGTCCAACTGCCTCACTTGGAGTTTTGCAGAGCTTCTTGGTTCGTTTCAATTCTTATTCTCGGTCGTCATCGTTCGTACTTCGATTTGCTGTGCTGGTAGTGGTTGTGGGAAATGACTGAAAAGAAAATTAAGGAAAAGGTCAAAAAGCGGGAGCGTATTGTCGCATCATTACAGCGACATGCGCAATTTCTGGGCAGTTTCAACCCAGATATTCATACGGGGGAAGTTCAGTCAAGACTGGACAAGATTGAGGCAAAGTTTGAAGAGTTTGAGGAGGTTCAAGAAGAAATCGCAGAGCTGGACGCGGAAGGGATCTATGAGGAGGACTGCACCACGGCCTACGAGGAATTCGAGAAGCTGTACTATCGTTTACGGGCGGCTTTACTGGCAAAACTACCATCGGAGGAGACTGCTGTTGAGCTGAACAACACGTTAGCGCGGAATGGTCAACATGTAGGGGCGCACACTGGTGTTCGTCTGCCGCAGATTTCTCTACCGGAGTTTGACGGCGACTACAAGGGATGGCTGTCATTCAAGTCAACGTACGTGTCGCTCATTCATGATTCTGCGGAGCTTAGCGACGTACAGAAGTTCCATTACTTGAAGTCAGCGCTCAAAGGGGAAGCAGCTAAACTCATCGAATCACTTACGCTCACCAACGACAACTATGGGATTGCTTGGAGTACGATTACGAAGCGGTATTCCAATGAGTACCTGTTGAAGAAGAGGCATCTACAGGCGCTAATGGAGTACCCGAAGGTGGAGAGGGAGTCGTCTGCGGCTCTCCATGCTGTGGTGGATGAATTCGAGCAGCGGTTGAAAATTCTGAAGCAGTTGGGAGAGAAGACTGACGAGTGGGGTGCGATGATTGTCCACTGGATGTGTTCCAAGCTAGACACGAAGACACTTCAGCTCTGGGAAGACCACGCAGCTTCAACGAAGGATCCGACATTCACGATCTTGGTAAACTTTCTCGAGAAGCGGACAAGGGTTCTGGAAGCGGTTTCATCGAACGTTGAATTGAAAGGCAGTTCGCAAAAGATGGAAACCAAGCGGCAAAAGGTGATTGTGCATTCGGCTACAGATGGAGATAGAAATGGTCCGGCCTGTTGTTGTTGTGGAGAGTCGCATTTCTTGGGGCGGTGTGGCAAATTTTTGAAGCTGGCACTGAAGGAGAGGCTGCAGTTCATCAATAGCAAGCGGCTTTGTAGCAATTGCTTGAAGTCAGGACATTGGGTACGCGATTGCTCATCGAAGTTCAGTTGTCGTGATTGTGGAAAGAAACATAATTCACTGATTCACCCAGGCTTTCCGTTGAGCAGCAGCGGTGTTGGAAGCTGCGACCATCCAGTGAGCAAACCGGAGAAGACACGGAACGAAAAATCTGTGGCAACCAACGTAATGACTAACGAGGTGGAACCTGAGGACGAAGACGATCAAGGAGCGGTTGGAACATACAACGTAGGGACCAAGGGCGGCAAAATTTCAAACGTACTACTATCTACGGTTGTACTGGTTATTCGAGACCAGCACGGAGGAAAACAGATGGCTCGAGCATTGCTGGACAACGGTTCGCAAGCTAACATCATGAGCGAGCGGTTATGCCAGATGCTGAACCTAAAGAGACGGACGATAAACGTGCCAATCAGCGGTGTCGGTGAAGCGGAAACGCGAGCGAGATTCCTGGTAAACACAACAGTGAGTTCAAGGGTCCAGAACTTTGCAGTGGGGATGGAATTCTTGGTACTTCAGAAGGTAACGTCGGAGTTGCCTTCAGCACACATACCAGTGGAGCACTGGAAAATTCCAAAGGATATACAACTGGCCGATCCGAACTTCAACATCAGCAATAGGATTGATCTTTTGATTGGAGCTGAGCACTTCTACCGGTTCTTGTTCGAGAGAGATACAAAACGGATCACGCTGGGCCCGGGACTACCTACGCTGATCAACTCGGTATTTGGTTGGATAGTTACGGGGAAAGTTTCTGAAGCATCGAGTAAAGCAGTTAGCTGTTGCGTTGCGGCGGCTCCAGACAATTTGGAAGCCCAGTTGCACAGGTTTTGGGAGGTCGAAAGCAATGAGAATCGGCCTGCTTGGTCGAGAGAGGAACAAGACTGCGATGACCATTTTCAGCGAACGTTCAGCCGCACGAAGGAAGGTCGGTATGTCGTACGTTTACCTAAGCACGTGAATTTCGACCAGATGCTAGGTGAATCTCGTACGATGGCACTATCAAGATTCAAGCGATTAGAACAGCAACTAGGATGGAACACAGAGAAGCGCTTGCAGTACAATGCGTTCATGCAAGAATATTTAGATCTTGGACACATGAAGGAAGTAAGCGAAGCGGAGCTTTTGCAGGAGACGTCAGTTTCCAGCACCAGAAAGGCCTATTACTTGCCGCATCACGCGGTTTTTAAGGAAACCAGCACCACAACAAAGGTTCGTGTTGTTTTCGATGGGTCGGCCAGAACGGACAGCGGCTATTCGTTGAACGACGCTCTTCTAAAAGGTCCGGTTATTCAGGACGAGCTACTCAGCTTGCTTTTACGGTTCCGAAAGCATGAAGTGGCACTAGTTGGGGATGTTGAAAAGATGTACCGGCAGGTGCAGGTACACGAAGAAGACATCAGTTTACAGCGCATTTTCTTCCGATTTTCTGCGGACGAGCCCATTAAGGTGTATCAATTATCAACGGTAACCTATGGCTTGACACCTTCATCATTCTTGGCGATTCGGGCTTTACATCAACTAGCGGCAGATGAAGGAACCGCATACGCAGACGCAGCTGAAGCGATAGTCGACGACTTCTACGTTGATGACTACATCGGTGGAGCAGCCAGCGTAGACGAAGCCATCCAGCTCCAACAAAATCTGGATACACTGATGAAAAAAGGTGGTTTTGCTTTACGCAAATGGTGTTCCAATCGACCAGAAGTTCTGGCAAGAATCCCGGTCGATCAACTGGGAACCAATCTATCAATTTCCTTCGAGATAAGCCCGGACGAACACGTGAAAACCTTGGGTATCACCTGGGAACCCGGGACGGACCAATTGCGGTTTCTCTATGACATCATAGAAAGCGAGCAAACTTGGACAAGAAGGAGCATCTTATCATCGATAGCAAAGCTGTTCGATCCACTGGGATTAATAGCACCAGTGATCGTGGTATCGAAAATTTTGATGCAAGAGCTCGCCTTGCTCCACACAGGATGGGATGCACCTGTTCCCGTCCACATTGAAGAGAAGTGGAAGGCGTTCCACTCACAACTGGACAAAATTACGGAAATGCGAGTCAGTCGGTTCGCTTTTGTTTCCAATTGGGTTGATATCCAATTTCACTGCTTCGCTGATGCTTCAACCCTAGCCTACGGTGCGTGCTTATACGTACGGACTATGGATGCAGCAGGAAACGTGCGGATTGAACTACTTTCTTCGAAATCCCGCGTTGCCCCACTTAAAAGATTGACGTTGCCACGACTCGAACTTTGCGCCGCCAAAGAAGCAGCAGTATTACACTCAAAGGTGACTAAAGCGTTTTCAACCCAAAATGCACGGTCATTTTTTTGGTCCGACAGTACGATCGTTCTTCATTGGCTACGATCTCCGCCAAATACTTGGCAAACCTTTGTGGCCAACAGAGTCTCAGCGATTCAAACCACTACGTATCCCCATTCCTGGCGTCATATTGCAGGAAAGCAGAATCCTGCTGATTTAGTATCACGCGGAATGTCGGTCGACGAATTTTTGGATAGTCAGCTGTGGAAAGAAGGACCCCCATGGCTGCGTAACGACGAAGATGGATGGCCCAATCTTGGTGAAAACTGCACTCTCTCCGAAGAACATTTAGAAGTTCGAAAGACGGTTCACACTATCATGGTTGCGGAACCTCCCAACGAACTGTTCAGCCTACGTTCTTCATTACCTTCTTTACTTCGCGTTGTCGCTAACTGTCGTCGATTTGCACACAATTGTCGCTACCCGAACGCTAGGAAGTCGTCCGTGGCTTTGACTCCAGAGGAAATACACTCTGCAAAGATGGCGCTGACACGCATAGCCCAGATCGAACGATTTCCAGAAGAGCTGAAAGCCCTGCAGCGACAACAACGAATTAGCAACAAATCAAGCCTTAAAAGACTTTTTCCTTTCCTGGACAACGAAGGAGTCCTCAGAGTTGGAGGACGTCTGCGCTTTTCAAACGAAAGCTACGCAGTAAAACATCCCGCGGTCTTGCCAAGTCAGCATCCATTCACAGATCTCGTCATACAGTTCTTTCACTCCCAGAACTTCCACAGTGGCCCACAACTCACATTGGCAGAAATACGGCAGGAATTTTGGCCGATACACGGTAAACGAGTCGTCAACGCTGCGCTTCGTAAGTGTGTTCGATGCTTTCGAACAAATCCCACGCCTATTCAACAGCCCATGGGACAGCTGCCATCTGGTCGTGTTCGCCCAGGACGACCGTTTCTGATTACCGGTGTTGATTATTGCGGACCCTTTCATTTAAAGCCTCCACGTCGCAATACTGCCCCGCTCAAAGTGTATATTGCAGTGTTCGTCTGCTTTTCTACGAAAGCAATGCATCTCGAGATGTCCAGTGACCTGACCACTGCTAGTTTTCTCTCAGTCTTGCGAAGGTTCATCGGTTACCGAGGAGTCCCTGCCGAAATACATTCGGACAATGCCAAAAACTTTTCTGGAGCCCGCAATGAACTAAAAgccttaccgtcgtgcggggcttctttatacactttttcatggtttttcaactttatgacattataactcccagactagtgaatgaatttccgcaattttcatacacaataattgtgagtatgtatgtaggatgtatgcaaaatttgagctaaatccatcaataaacaaaaaagtagttcatacaccaatcggacacatctcatatagaaccggatgggggctactttggacatttttatctataacaaaactgcatttcaaattccagggttatttggaaaactacattgtaccaatactgtagtatactgtatcatacataatttcaataaaaatatgcgttttaagatggttctgtgctacctttggtattatgagcagcgtgatattgctatatagatagcccgaaaaaagggaccatcaatcctttatttgggcgaaacggtcatttataacgtataacgatacaaatattcgattgtatatgctacgttgatacattttgaatgaattgatcaaccctttgaaatttatgagctgtagaaacaatgcctacagaccaaatgttctgatacgttatgtatattatattggtttattcgatgttttttcgcgtcctgacaagcaataaacggtctgttttaaaaataaattcaaccaaatgaagggaaaactattgctttataatagttcctaagacatcaaacagatttgaaccatattttgaattcaaaaaatccatattcaaaagtgtccaaagtagccccgcatttcaaaagtagccccgcacgacggtatacgATTTGCTCAATGATCCTCACAATTACTCTGCCATTAGCAAGGAGCTCTCTCACCAAGGAATCAAATGGCAGTTTATTCCCCCGCGTGCTCCCAACTTTGGAGGATTATGGGAGGCCGCCGTACGTTCCGTAAAGACTGCCCTGAAGAAAGAAGTTGGTCTGCAACAGCTGAGCTACGAGAACTTCACCACACTTATGGTACAGATCACTGCCACGCTGAACTCTAGACCTCTATCCCCTTTATCAGACGATCCCACGGAATTTGAGGCCCTTACTCCCGCACATTTCTTGATTGGCTCAGCCATGAAATCCCTCCCAGAGCCCAATCTAATGACCGTTCCCACAAACCGCCTTGACCACTACCAGCAAACCCAGCAAATGTTCCAGCGCTTTTGGCAACGATGGAGCAAACAGTACCTCACGCAGCTGCAGGTTACAACAACGAAC contains the following coding sequences:
- the LOC134286872 gene encoding uncharacterized protein LOC134286872 yields the protein MTEKKIKEKVKKRERIVASLQRHAQFLGSFNPDIHTGEVQSRLDKIEAKFEEFEEVQEEIAELDAEGIYEEDCTTAYEEFEKLYYRLRAALLAKLPSEETAVELNNTLARNGQHVGAHTGVRLPQISLPEFDGDYKGWLSFKSTYVSLIHDSAELSDVQKFHYLKSALKGEAAKLIESLTLTNDNYGIAWSTITKRYSNEYLLKKRHLQALMEYPKVERESSAALHAVVDEFEQRLKILKQLGEKTDEWGAMIVHWMCSKLDTKTLQLWEDHAASTKDPTFTILVNFLEKRTRVLEAVSSNVELKGSSQKMETKRQKVIVHSATDGDRNGPACCCCGESHFLGRCGKFLKLALKERLQFINSKRLCSNCLKSGHWVRDCSSKFSCRDCGKKHNSLIHPGFPLSSSGVGSCDHPVSKPEKTRNEKSVATNVMTNEVEPEDEDDQGAVGTYNVGTKGGKISNVLLSTVVLVIRDQHGGKQMARALLDNGSQANIMSERLCQMLNLKRRTINVPISGVGEAETRARFLVNTTVSSRVQNFAVGMEFLVLQKVTSELPSAHIPVEHWKIPKDIQLADPNFNISNRIDLLIGAEHFYRFLFERDTKRITLGPGLPTLINSVFGWIVTGKVSEASSKAVSCCVAAAPDNLEAQLHRFWEVESNENRPAWSREEQDCDDHFQRTFSRTKEGRYVVRLPKHVNFDQMLGESRTMALSRFKRLEQQLGWNTEKRLQYNAFMQEYLDLGHMKEVSEAELLQETSVSSTRKAYYLPHHAVFKETSTTTKVRVVFDGSARTDSGYSLNDALLKGPVIQDELLSLLLRFRKHEVALVGDVEKMYRQVQVHEEDISLQRIFFRFSADEPIKVYQLSTVTYGLTPSSFLAIRALHQLAADEGTAYADAAEAIVDDFYVDDYIGGAASVDEAIQLQQNLDTLMKKGGFALRKWCSNRPEVLARIPVDQLGTNLSISFEISPDEHVKTLGITWEPGTDQLRFLYDIIESEQTWTRRSILSSIAKLFDPLGLIAPVIVVSKILMQELALLHTGWDAPVPVHIEEKWKAFHSQLDKITEMRVSRFAFVSNWVDIQFHCFADASTLAYGACLYVRTMDAAGNVRIELLSSKSRVAPLKRLTLPRLELCAAKEAAVLHSKVTKAFSTQNARSFFWSDSTIVLHWLRSPPNTWQTFVANRVSAIQTTTYPHSWRHIAGKQNPADLVSRGMSVDEFLDSQLWKEGPPWLRNDEDGWPNLGENCTLSEEHLEVRKTVHTIMVAEPPNELFSLRSSLPSLLRVVANCRRFAHNCRYPNARKSSVALTPEEIHSAKMALTRIAQIERFPEELKALQRQQRISNKSSLKRLFPFLDNEGVLRVGGRLRFSNESYAISSYSSFTPRTSTVAHNSHWQKYGRNFGRYTVNESSTLRFPMGQLPSGRVRPGRPFLITGVDYCGPFHLKPPRRNTAPLKVKELSHQGIKWQFIPPRAPNFGGLWEAAVRSVKTALKKEVGLQQLSYENFTTLMVQITATLNSRPLSPLSDDPTEFEALTPAHFLIGSAMKSLPEPNLMTVPTNRLDHYQQTQQMFQRFWQRWSKQYLTQLQVTTTNLPISPIQIGGIVVLREDNLPPLCWPLARIISLHPGSDRILKELRRCSSPPPVGNSEQDLTRVSIPPSMCGELHQAEATLIDMSPVGLLVVGYKVTTCVPSPTAADRSRENNRKLELPADACGWNAGWLAGWSES